The proteins below come from a single Paramormyrops kingsleyae isolate MSU_618 chromosome 25, PKINGS_0.4, whole genome shotgun sequence genomic window:
- the LOC140582972 gene encoding fibronectin-like, producing MQALPPPENINFCSVGADFVDLSWDLPEGLAEQIKHFIVTWSDERTQDSREVKGTNKTMIRGLSPGNKYLFKVAAVGKGGHQSRYVSASVQTAIPAPECLISRERDARSFTITWNKPEELEEIPHHYIICSTCPEKEEFSTKSHMTTFSNLEPDTRYTIKVSTVLENGEQSDPIIKNFRTTREVKKRPWEYVYQDEDDDDDDDEGKEYDYGDDDTEEQASQDYYSELSYSQ from the exons ATGCAAG CCCTTCCTCCCCCTGAGAACATAAACTTCTGCTCAGTGGGAGCAGACTTTGTGGACCTGAGCTGGGACCTGCCAGAGGGCCTGGCTGAGCAGATAAAGCATTTTATAGTGACCTGGTCTGATGAGAGGACCCAGGATAGCCGTGAGGTTAAAGGCACCAATAAAACGATGATACGAGGTCTCAGTCCTGGAAATAAGTATCTGTTCAAGGTGGCCGCAGTGGGGAAAGGTGGCCATCAGAGTAGATATGTGTCAGCGTCTGTACAAACAG CCATCCCAGCACCAGAATGTTTGATATCAAGAGAACGAGATGCAAGATCCTTCACCATTACCTGGAATAAACCAGAGGAATTGGAGGAAATACCACATCACTATATCATATGTAGCACCTGCCCTGAGAAAGAGGAGTTCTCTACAAAAAGCCACATGACAACCTTCTCAAACTTGGAACCAGACACTCGTTACACTATCAAAGTTTCCACTGTTCTGGAAAATGGAGAACAGAGTGACCCTATCATCAAAAACTTCCGCACCA CACGTGAAGTCAAAAAGAGACCATGGGAGTATGTCTATcaagatgaagatgatgatgatgatgatgatgaaggcaAGGAGTATGACTATGGAGATGATGACACTGAGGAACAAGCGTCTCAAGATTATTACAGTGAATTATCATATTCACAatga